In Nostoc sp. GT001, a genomic segment contains:
- a CDS encoding DUF3172 domain-containing protein: protein MRRKSTGRSATTSKPSIFQSPLFNFTTIAIMGGVLILGIGIGIAFSSTATLSSSNVASRDFIDTKAPNPEICVQYGASAMVMDARLFVTLNPFNVYVAQPNMRPGCVIRQNNWALLENRKLVTSDQVRDCKNRLNTFGFTGNLDSDKPDIRCIYQNEAAQNFFNAQPGAVGTPQETDRF from the coding sequence ATGAGACGTAAATCTACTGGTAGATCGGCTACTACTTCTAAACCCTCTATTTTCCAATCCCCTCTATTTAACTTCACCACCATCGCAATTATGGGAGGGGTGTTGATTTTGGGAATTGGGATTGGGATTGCTTTTAGTTCTACAGCCACGTTGTCCTCATCAAATGTGGCTTCCCGTGACTTCATTGACACCAAAGCACCAAACCCTGAAATTTGTGTGCAGTATGGAGCTAGTGCGATGGTGATGGACGCTAGACTGTTTGTTACTCTCAACCCCTTTAATGTTTATGTTGCCCAGCCGAATATGCGTCCTGGATGTGTGATCCGACAAAATAACTGGGCGCTTTTAGAGAACCGTAAACTGGTGACATCCGATCAGGTTAGAGATTGCAAAAATCGCCTGAACACTTTTGGTTTTACAGGTAACTTGGATAGTGACAAACCTGATATTAGATGTATATATCAGAATGAAGCTGCTCAAAACTTCTTCAACGCTCAACCGGGAGCAGTTGGAACACCTCAAGAAACGGATAGATTTTAG
- the secE gene encoding preprotein translocase subunit SecE, with translation MAKKSEAELPETTNGFSFGNFIQGTKEELEKVVWPSRKQIVSESAAVLLMVALSASLIYLVDGLFAWAAKQVF, from the coding sequence GTGGCCAAAAAAAGTGAAGCAGAATTGCCAGAAACCACAAATGGGTTTAGCTTTGGCAACTTCATACAGGGAACCAAAGAAGAACTTGAAAAAGTAGTTTGGCCCAGTCGGAAACAGATAGTGAGCGAATCCGCCGCTGTGTTGTTAATGGTGGCACTCTCCGCATCTTTGATATACTTGGTCGATGGATTGTTTGCTTGGGCAGCAAAACAGGTGTTCTAA
- a CDS encoding transketolase C-terminal domain-containing protein: MTIINTQFPIDLGAYQFLALNPANSSLTAQQREALKANIQLCRDAIVFFTATGAASGVGGHTGGPYDTVPEVMILDAFFRGASEQFVPIFFDEAGHRVATQYLMATLHGDLPAEQLLRYRQAHSHLPGHPELGLTPGVKFSSGRLSYVWPYINGVAMANPGKAVFCLGSDGSQQEGNDAEAARLAVAQHLNVKLIIDDNDVTIAGHPSKYLPGFTVAKTLEGHGLKVLQGDGEDLDDLYHRICEAVNTPGAIAIINKRPMCPGIEGLEGSTHGHDVISVDLALKYLESRGQTAAVEYLKSIEKPKQTYTFLGSSDKWGANRNVFGEAVVGVLSRMSEAERKEKVKVIDSDLEGSCGLKKIHDTYPEIFIPSGIMERSNFSAAAGFGMEKGKQGIFATFSAFLEMCISEITMARLNYSNVLCHFSHAGIDDMADNTCHFGLNNMFADNGLDDGYQTQLYFPADINQMTACVEAIFFEPGLRFIFSTRSKVPNIKDSNGNDFFGNGYKFVPGKDEVIREGTQGYIISFGDALYRSLDAVERLKQEGLDVGLINKATLNTIDEEIITKVGNAPFVLVVEAFNRRTGLGSRFGSWLLERGLTPKYAHLGTHKEGCGGLWEQYPYQGIDPASIINKVKELVGKR; encoded by the coding sequence ATGACTATTATTAATACCCAATTTCCAATCGATCTCGGTGCTTACCAATTTTTAGCGCTTAATCCAGCAAATTCCAGCCTTACCGCTCAACAGCGAGAGGCTCTAAAAGCGAATATTCAACTCTGCCGGGATGCGATCGTCTTTTTTACGGCGACTGGCGCTGCTAGCGGGGTGGGTGGCCATACTGGTGGGCCTTATGATACAGTGCCAGAGGTAATGATCCTCGATGCCTTTTTTCGAGGGGCATCGGAGCAATTTGTGCCGATTTTCTTTGATGAAGCAGGACATCGAGTCGCCACCCAATATTTAATGGCAACGTTGCATGGTGACTTACCTGCCGAGCAACTTTTACGTTATCGCCAAGCACATTCCCATTTACCAGGACACCCCGAATTAGGGCTAACTCCTGGTGTAAAATTTAGTTCTGGCCGCCTGAGCTATGTTTGGCCTTACATCAATGGTGTGGCAATGGCGAATCCAGGCAAGGCTGTTTTCTGTCTCGGTTCTGATGGATCGCAGCAAGAAGGAAACGATGCTGAAGCTGCTCGCTTGGCGGTTGCTCAACATCTCAACGTCAAGCTGATAATTGATGATAATGATGTAACGATCGCTGGACATCCTTCTAAATATTTACCTGGTTTCACTGTCGCCAAAACCTTAGAAGGTCACGGTTTAAAAGTACTTCAAGGAGACGGAGAAGACTTAGACGATTTATACCATCGCATTTGTGAAGCCGTGAATACTCCCGGAGCGATCGCTATTATCAATAAACGCCCGATGTGTCCTGGTATTGAAGGTTTAGAAGGTTCCACTCATGGTCATGATGTCATTTCTGTAGATTTAGCACTTAAATATCTAGAATCTCGTGGACAAACTGCGGCTGTCGAATACCTTAAAAGTATTGAGAAACCCAAGCAAACATATACATTTCTGGGTTCCAGTGACAAATGGGGCGCTAACCGCAATGTATTTGGTGAAGCCGTGGTGGGTGTCCTCAGTCGCATGAGTGAGGCGGAGCGTAAAGAAAAAGTCAAGGTCATTGATAGTGACTTAGAAGGCTCCTGCGGTTTGAAGAAAATTCACGATACATACCCAGAAATATTTATTCCTTCCGGCATCATGGAACGGAGCAATTTCTCTGCTGCGGCTGGATTCGGGATGGAGAAAGGTAAGCAAGGTATTTTTGCGACTTTCAGCGCCTTCTTAGAAATGTGTATCTCAGAAATTACAATGGCACGGCTGAACTATTCCAATGTTCTGTGTCACTTTTCCCATGCGGGTATAGATGATATGGCAGATAATACCTGCCACTTCGGTTTGAACAATATGTTTGCCGACAATGGCTTGGATGATGGCTACCAAACACAGTTGTACTTCCCAGCAGATATTAATCAAATGACAGCTTGTGTAGAAGCCATATTCTTTGAGCCTGGACTGCGGTTTATTTTCTCAACCCGTTCCAAAGTGCCCAATATTAAAGACAGCAATGGTAATGACTTCTTTGGAAATGGTTACAAATTTGTTCCCGGTAAAGATGAAGTTATAAGAGAAGGGACGCAAGGCTACATCATCAGTTTTGGTGATGCTCTCTACCGTTCTCTAGATGCTGTAGAACGTCTGAAGCAAGAAGGGTTGGATGTTGGTTTGATTAACAAAGCAACTTTAAACACCATTGATGAAGAAATAATTACCAAAGTTGGTAACGCTCCTTTTGTGCTTGTAGTAGAAGCCTTCAACCGTCGGACAGGCTTAGGTAGTCGTTTTGGTTCTTGGCTACTAGAGCGGGGGTTGACTCCCAAATATGCCCATCTCGGAACTCATAAAGAAGGTTGCGGCGGTTTGTGGGAACAGTACCCATATCAAGGTATTGATCCAGCTAGCATCATCAACAAGGTGAAGGAGTTAGTTGGAAAAAGGTAA
- a CDS encoding AMIN domain-containing protein: MDQGLKTKQFHQWGKQLFSISILSFYAAIALETFTTAATPGAKLNNWRFSPKTQQLEITLSAATTPRYFYLAQPSRLVVDLPNTKLGKVTTQQNYSGAIKSIRISQLNANDTRIVLDLAAGAVFNPKKVQLQPVSRKNSTRWVLRPVISGKTTAVKSGSSPPSAKKQPQTLQKPPNNLPVTTNPQSPLLTVPPPSNELPSTITTNSGQPFVTVPPLTPNTSSQQPALSLPPPSFPNQPGNLNNIPPFGMSEFPVPTIPNDPEPQVIEFGQPLPKTK, from the coding sequence ATGGATCAGGGACTAAAGACTAAGCAATTTCATCAATGGGGCAAGCAGTTATTTAGCATCAGTATATTAAGTTTTTATGCAGCGATCGCCCTCGAAACTTTCACTACTGCTGCTACACCAGGGGCAAAGCTAAATAATTGGCGTTTTTCTCCCAAGACACAGCAACTCGAAATCACTCTCTCAGCAGCCACAACCCCTCGTTATTTCTATTTAGCTCAACCCTCTCGTTTGGTTGTAGATTTACCGAATACTAAGTTGGGCAAAGTTACCACGCAACAAAATTATTCTGGAGCAATCAAAAGCATTCGCATTTCTCAACTCAACGCAAACGATACACGTATTGTCTTAGATTTAGCAGCAGGGGCTGTTTTTAATCCCAAAAAGGTACAACTGCAACCCGTTTCCCGAAAAAATTCCACTCGCTGGGTATTACGTCCGGTTATTTCTGGTAAAACTACAGCCGTAAAGTCAGGAAGTTCCCCTCCTTCAGCCAAAAAACAACCTCAAACGCTCCAAAAGCCGCCTAATAACCTACCGGTAACTACTAACCCACAATCCCCCTTACTCACAGTTCCGCCTCCATCCAATGAACTGCCCTCAACAATTACTACTAACTCAGGGCAGCCTTTTGTGACTGTGCCTCCTTTAACTCCAAATACATCCTCTCAACAACCTGCTTTGAGTCTTCCCCCTCCTTCTTTCCCAAATCAACCCGGCAATTTAAATAACATTCCTCCTTTCGGGATGTCGGAATTTCCAGTTCCAACAATCCCCAATGATCCCGAACCCCAGGTAATCGAGTTTGGTCAACCTCTACCCAAAACTAAATAA
- a CDS encoding ABC transporter permease, with amino-acid sequence MTSQRALPSGKRFKNSQLQIFLADSLTIFWGDWLDLRVRILPVAASGLISPLIYILAFGLGLGSSIKPGSGISGNYDNYLEFILPGMVALSSMTVSFAGTTFSICGDRLFTKTFEELLLTPINPLALYIGKMLVGVVRGLMTSGSVILVALLFSGNWNFLNPLFLLLVVLNCAVFAGLGVIVGLSVRSLESVGLYNNFIIIPMSFLGATFFDPATLPAALKVLVYLLPLTYASIGLRAVAHLPLSQFPWYSIPILLAIAIALSLWGGYKFAHQQD; translated from the coding sequence GTGACATCTCAAAGAGCGCTACCTTCGGGCAAGAGGTTCAAAAATTCACAACTTCAAATCTTCCTGGCTGATAGTCTGACTATTTTTTGGGGAGATTGGCTAGATTTACGCGTGAGAATTCTACCAGTTGCTGCATCAGGTTTAATATCGCCACTCATATATATTTTAGCTTTTGGCTTGGGTTTGGGTAGTTCCATCAAACCAGGTTCGGGAATTAGTGGTAACTATGACAACTATTTGGAATTTATATTACCGGGAATGGTGGCGCTGTCGTCGATGACAGTTAGCTTTGCTGGAACGACATTTTCAATTTGTGGAGACAGACTATTTACCAAAACCTTTGAGGAATTGTTGTTAACTCCCATAAATCCTTTAGCGTTGTACATCGGTAAAATGCTGGTGGGAGTCGTGCGGGGTTTGATGACTTCCGGTTCCGTGATTTTGGTAGCGCTGCTGTTTAGTGGAAACTGGAATTTTCTCAACCCACTGTTTTTACTGTTAGTGGTGCTGAATTGTGCGGTATTTGCTGGATTAGGGGTGATTGTAGGGTTGAGTGTGCGATCGCTCGAATCAGTTGGACTCTACAATAACTTTATCATTATCCCCATGTCGTTTTTAGGAGCGACTTTTTTTGACCCTGCTACACTACCAGCGGCTCTCAAAGTTTTAGTTTACCTGCTGCCACTAACCTACGCCAGCATCGGACTGCGTGCAGTTGCTCATTTACCCTTGTCTCAGTTTCCTTGGTACAGCATACCGATTTTGTTGGCGATCGCGATCGCTCTTTCTCTCTGGGGTGGTTATAAATTTGCTCATCAACAAGATTAA
- a CDS encoding DeoR/GlpR family DNA-binding transcription regulator — MLTAERRQFILEILRRDKKVLSTELSAVLKVSEDTIRRDLRELAETGLLQRVHGGALLKSPATASYADRQKQAPKEKEAIARTAAKLVCTGQVVILDGGTTTLQVSRHLPLDLHATVITNSPPIAVALAEHPYIEVVMLGGQLYKKALVNVGSVTIETLRMIRADLCMLGVCSLHPEVGISVPNLDEAHVKRAMIAGSAEVVGLVTAEKLDTAAPYLVESIHALTYLVTAPTVSNNMLSAYKALGLTIIRDEYE; from the coding sequence ATGCTAACTGCTGAACGACGACAATTCATCTTAGAAATTCTGCGTCGTGATAAAAAGGTACTTTCGACAGAACTTAGTGCTGTTCTCAAAGTTTCTGAGGATACGATTCGCCGGGACTTGCGAGAACTGGCAGAAACGGGACTATTGCAACGCGTTCATGGGGGAGCGCTCCTCAAATCTCCAGCCACCGCTAGTTATGCCGATCGCCAAAAGCAAGCGCCAAAAGAAAAGGAAGCGATCGCTCGGACAGCAGCAAAATTAGTTTGTACGGGACAGGTGGTGATTTTAGACGGAGGTACAACAACTCTCCAAGTAAGCCGTCATTTGCCTCTAGATTTGCACGCAACAGTGATCACAAATAGTCCACCAATAGCAGTTGCTTTAGCAGAACATCCCTATATAGAAGTTGTGATGTTAGGTGGACAACTTTATAAAAAAGCCTTGGTGAATGTCGGAAGTGTCACAATTGAGACATTGCGGATGATTCGTGCAGATTTGTGCATGTTGGGAGTTTGCAGTTTACATCCAGAGGTTGGGATTAGTGTACCTAACCTAGACGAAGCCCACGTCAAACGAGCGATGATTGCTGGATCGGCTGAGGTAGTAGGATTAGTGACAGCAGAAAAATTAGACACCGCTGCTCCTTATCTAGTGGAGTCTATTCATGCCCTGACTTACCTAGTAACAGCACCCACGGTATCTAATAATATGCTGAGTGCCTACAAAGCTTTAGGTTTGACCATTATACGTGATGAGTACGAATGA
- the rplS gene encoding 50S ribosomal protein L19, which yields MNAQEIIRSIEAEQIKSNLPDIYVGDTVKVGVKIKEGEKYRVQPYEGVVIAKRNGGINETITVRKVFQGVGVERVFLLHSPRIDSIKVLRRGKVRRAKLYYLRDRVGKATRIKQRFDRPL from the coding sequence ATGAACGCTCAAGAGATTATCCGCTCCATTGAAGCGGAACAGATAAAATCGAATCTGCCCGACATTTATGTGGGCGACACTGTAAAAGTGGGAGTGAAAATCAAGGAAGGCGAAAAATACCGCGTGCAACCCTACGAGGGAGTTGTGATTGCCAAGCGCAATGGCGGCATCAACGAAACTATTACAGTTCGTAAGGTTTTTCAAGGCGTGGGCGTTGAGCGGGTATTTCTGTTGCATTCTCCCCGGATTGACAGCATTAAAGTGTTACGTCGCGGTAAGGTACGCCGTGCTAAACTCTATTATCTCCGCGATCGCGTAGGTAAGGCAACCCGAATCAAGCAACGGTTTGACCGCCCTTTGTGA
- a CDS encoding cation:proton antiporter, protein MHIVILVLVEVLIVIGLSRVVGLAFRSIKQPLVIGEIVAGIMLGPSLFGLVAPHLAVTLFPPETFPFLNVLSQVGLIFFMFLIGLELNPKYLGGQLEVAILTSHVSILVPFSLGTLLAVILYPLVSNASVSFTAFALFLGAAMSITAFPVLARIITENNLQGTRLGTLALTCAAVDDVTAWCLLAVAIAVARTGDFAGAVPTIIASIVYIGLMLTAGRWFLQRLAKHYLRAGRLSQLLLAGIYMAVVASALITELIGIHLIFGAFLLGAAMPKNEDLVRELAIKTEDFVLIFLLPIFFAYSGLRTQIGLLNRPELWLLCGLVLAVAIAGKYVGTYVAARVSGVSKREASALGWLMNTRGLTELIVLNIGLELGVISPLIFTMLVIMALVTTFMTSPLLEWTYPKRLIRLDVVEPELEAQTATSATDAETFIRPYRILVPVANPSTQKGLVQLAANIALNSRYPAVVNPLSLIEFEEDYAFESTPVEADRLIAQRRQQLEELINTLEPVETRSHVHPIIRISSNVARETAQIAALKQVDLILVGWHRPAFSSNRLGGRVGQMLTTAPVDVAVFVDRGSEQLESLLVPYSANIHDDLALTLALRLLINRETSILQVLQVVPENHLKDELSYELNTMMEQLPSSVRDRIEIKIVQAPDPIQAVVEASKNVDLTIAGTSRTWGIERQTLGRYTDQLAIECSSSLLIARRYSQVTAHLASMLPDVSSQEPTLRS, encoded by the coding sequence ATGCACATAGTTATTCTCGTTCTGGTTGAGGTGCTGATTGTTATTGGACTTTCACGGGTAGTAGGTCTAGCATTTCGTTCTATTAAGCAACCGCTAGTAATTGGTGAGATTGTCGCCGGAATTATGCTCGGCCCATCTTTATTTGGTTTAGTTGCTCCCCATCTAGCAGTTACCTTGTTTCCACCAGAAACTTTTCCTTTTCTGAATGTTTTGTCTCAGGTGGGACTAATATTTTTCATGTTTCTGATTGGGTTAGAACTAAATCCCAAATACCTCGGCGGCCAATTAGAAGTAGCAATTTTAACTTCTCATGTCAGCATTTTGGTGCCGTTTTCTCTAGGAACATTGCTAGCGGTGATACTTTATCCCCTAGTTTCTAATGCAAGTGTATCATTCACCGCCTTTGCTTTATTTTTAGGGGCGGCGATGTCGATTACTGCCTTTCCTGTGTTGGCGCGAATCATTACTGAAAACAATTTACAAGGAACGCGTTTAGGAACGTTGGCGTTAACTTGTGCAGCAGTGGATGATGTGACAGCTTGGTGTCTCTTGGCAGTTGCGATCGCAGTTGCGCGAACTGGTGACTTTGCTGGTGCTGTACCGACAATTATCGCCAGTATAGTTTACATCGGCTTGATGTTGACCGCAGGTCGTTGGTTCCTGCAACGCCTTGCCAAACACTACCTCCGTGCGGGACGACTCAGCCAATTACTGCTAGCTGGGATTTATATGGCAGTAGTTGCGTCAGCGCTAATCACTGAATTAATTGGGATTCACTTAATTTTTGGAGCATTTTTGCTGGGAGCAGCCATGCCCAAAAATGAAGATTTAGTCCGAGAATTGGCAATAAAAACGGAAGATTTTGTCCTAATATTCTTGCTACCTATATTTTTTGCCTACAGTGGCTTACGAACGCAGATTGGCTTGCTCAACCGTCCCGAATTGTGGCTTTTATGTGGGTTGGTTTTAGCTGTGGCGATCGCAGGTAAGTATGTTGGTACTTATGTAGCAGCGCGTGTCAGTGGCGTTAGTAAACGCGAAGCCTCAGCACTCGGTTGGTTAATGAATACGCGCGGTTTAACCGAACTGATAGTGCTAAACATTGGTTTAGAGTTAGGAGTAATTTCTCCCTTAATATTTACCATGCTGGTAATTATGGCATTGGTAACTACCTTCATGACCTCGCCACTGCTGGAATGGACATATCCGAAGAGACTGATCAGGTTAGATGTGGTGGAACCGGAGTTAGAAGCACAAACGGCTACCAGCGCTACTGATGCCGAAACTTTTATTCGTCCCTACCGAATTTTGGTGCCAGTGGCGAATCCGAGTACCCAAAAAGGCTTGGTACAGTTAGCAGCAAACATTGCCCTCAACTCCCGATATCCCGCCGTTGTTAACCCTCTGAGCCTCATTGAATTTGAAGAAGATTATGCCTTTGAAAGTACGCCAGTTGAAGCAGACCGATTAATTGCCCAGCGCCGCCAGCAGCTAGAAGAATTGATTAATACTCTCGAACCAGTAGAAACACGCTCTCATGTGCATCCCATTATTCGCATATCTAGTAATGTTGCACGGGAAACTGCACAGATTGCCGCACTCAAACAAGTTGATTTAATTCTTGTGGGATGGCATCGCCCAGCTTTTAGTAGCAACCGCTTAGGTGGAAGAGTTGGTCAAATGCTCACTACTGCGCCAGTCGATGTTGCAGTGTTTGTGGATAGGGGAAGTGAGCAATTAGAAAGCTTGTTAGTGCCTTATTCGGCAAATATTCATGATGATTTGGCATTAACACTAGCTCTGAGACTGCTAATTAACCGTGAAACTTCTATATTACAGGTTTTGCAGGTTGTACCCGAAAATCACCTCAAAGATGAATTGAGTTACGAGTTAAATACGATGATGGAGCAATTACCCAGTAGTGTACGCGATCGCATCGAAATCAAAATTGTCCAAGCTCCAGATCCAATCCAAGCTGTAGTCGAAGCCTCAAAAAATGTAGACCTAACAATTGCAGGTACTAGCCGCACTTGGGGTATCGAGCGTCAAACATTAGGAAGATATACAGATCAACTAGCCATTGAATGTTCTTCTTCCCTGCTGATTGCTCGCCGTTACAGTCAAGTCACCGCTCATCTGGCTTCTATGCTTCCTGATGTTAGCAGTCAAGAGCCAACACTGAGGAGTTGA
- a CDS encoding glycosyltransferase family 2 protein encodes MKFSIVISTYNRLNLLKRAIDSARNQTIECEVVVADDCSSDDTQAYLKSLGDKVVYHRNEINQGHAATVNAGVAKASGDWIKFLDDDDYLAPNCIEEMAKAIALRPDAVICSCVAAQVDGNEVELSRTPQVGPGLAFYIPQADIHYGMLLELVPFGTPVQVACRRDAFLQSGGWDSTLDANCDDIDSWIRIAQFGDAIFFNQCLAYRTIWPGAYNQKFSLSRRLTTNILMKEKIYALVNEQHRSKIPVFQDIKNYLKLHWLLVALKQKNLKSFLSIIDPSILSPRSWKFLLNAISSRRSQGNNSQVRKLVLIEFYYDVWQNAQNQSASLQNLELDSVPLVNLPVSAQSNSER; translated from the coding sequence ATGAAATTTAGTATTGTCATCAGTACATATAATCGCTTGAATTTGCTTAAAAGAGCAATTGATTCGGCTCGTAACCAAACAATCGAGTGCGAGGTGGTTGTTGCTGACGATTGTTCTTCAGATGACACCCAAGCCTATCTCAAAAGCTTAGGGGACAAGGTTGTTTACCATCGTAACGAAATTAACCAAGGTCATGCAGCAACGGTAAATGCTGGAGTTGCTAAAGCTAGCGGCGACTGGATTAAGTTTTTAGATGATGACGACTATTTAGCACCTAACTGCATAGAAGAGATGGCCAAGGCGATCGCACTTCGTCCCGATGCTGTAATCTGCTCTTGTGTGGCGGCTCAGGTGGATGGCAATGAAGTTGAACTCTCTCGCACCCCTCAAGTTGGCCCCGGTTTAGCTTTTTACATCCCCCAAGCCGATATTCACTACGGGATGCTTCTAGAGCTTGTACCCTTTGGCACACCTGTACAAGTAGCTTGTCGACGTGATGCTTTCCTGCAAAGTGGTGGTTGGGACTCCACACTCGATGCTAACTGTGATGACATCGATTCCTGGATTCGGATTGCTCAGTTTGGGGATGCTATTTTCTTCAACCAGTGTCTTGCTTACCGCACTATCTGGCCGGGTGCGTATAATCAAAAGTTTTCTTTGTCTCGGCGGTTGACGACAAATATTTTGATGAAGGAGAAAATTTACGCCTTGGTAAATGAGCAACATCGCTCAAAGATTCCCGTCTTTCAGGATATAAAAAATTACCTGAAACTCCATTGGCTTTTAGTCGCACTGAAACAAAAAAATCTCAAAAGTTTTCTTTCAATCATAGATCCATCAATACTTTCTCCTCGGTCTTGGAAATTTTTGCTAAATGCTATTTCATCACGCCGCTCTCAGGGAAACAATTCTCAGGTTCGTAAACTTGTATTGATTGAGTTTTACTATGATGTCTGGCAAAATGCCCAAAATCAAAGCGCCAGTCTTCAGAATTTAGAATTAGATTCTGTGCCACTGGTGAACTTGCCTGTCAGCGCTCAGTCAAACTCTGAACGCTAA